GAGGTCGCGCAGATGCCCATGCTCCGCCACCTCCACCTCGGCGGCAACTTCTTCTCCGGCGAGATTCCGCCCGAGTACGGCCGCTGGACGCGGCTGCAGTACCTCGCCCTCTCCGGCAACGAGCTGTCCGGGAGGATACCGCCGGAGCTCGGGAACCTCACCAGCCTCAGGGAGCTCTACATTGGCTACTACAACGCATACTCCGGCGGGGTCCCGCCGGAGCTCGGCAACCTCACCGACCTCGTGCGCCTCGACGCCGCCAACTGCGGCCTCTCCGGGAAGATCCCGCCCGAGCTCGGCAGGCTGCAGAAACTCGACACCCTGTTCCTGCAGGTGAACGGCCTCACCGGCGCCATACCGTCGGAGCTGGGCAACCTTCAAAGCCTCAGCTCCTTGGACCTCTCCAACAATGCGCTCGCCGGCGAGATACCGCCCAGCTTCTCCCAGCTCAAGAACATGACGCTGCTCAACCTGTTCCGGAACAAGTTGCGCGGCGACATCCCCGACTTCGTCGGCGACCTGCCAAGCCTCGAGGTGCTGCAGCTCTGGGAGAACAACTTCACCGGCAGCGTGCCCCGCCGCCTCGGCGGCAACAATCGCCTCCAGCTGGTCGACCTCTCCTCCAACAGGCTCACCGGCACGCTGCCGCCGGACCTCTGCGCCGGGGGCAAGCTGCACACGCTCATCGCCCTCGGCAACTCCTTGTTCGGCTCCATCCCCGACTCCCTCGGCCAGTGCAAATCCTTGAGCCGTATCCGTCTCGGAGAGAACTACTTGAACGGCTCCATTCCCAAGGGGCTCTTCGAGTTGCAGAAGCTCACTCAGGTCGAGCTGCAAGACAACCTCCTCACCGGCGACTTCCCTGCTGTGGTCGGCCCCGCGGCGCCTAATCTGGGGGAGATCAACCTGTCCAACAATCAGCTCACCGGTGCATTGCCGGCATCCATTGGAAACTTCTCTGGTGTTCAGAAGCTGCTACTTGATCGCAACTCGTTCTCCGGCGTGTTGCCTGCCGAGGTTGGGCGGCTGCAGGAGCTGTCAAAGGCCGACCTTAGCGGCAATGCGATCGAGGGAGGTGTGCCGCCGGAGATTGGGAAATGCCGGCTGCTCACTTACTTGGACCTGAGCAGGAACAACCTCTCCGGGAGGATTCCTCCGGCCATCTCTGGAATGAGGATACTGAACTACCTCAACTTGTCCAAGAACCACCTTGATGGAGAGATACCTCCATCCATCTCCACAATGCAGAGCTTGACGGCGGTCGacttctcatacaacaacttatccgGGCTCGTCCCAGGGACCGGCCAGTTCAGCTACTTCAATGCCACATCTTTCGTTGGCAATCCAAACCTGTGTGGACCATACCTTGGTCCATGCCGCCCTGGCATTGCTGATGCTGGTCACACCAACCATGGCCATGGAGGGCTGTCTAGTACCATCAAGCTGCTCATTGTGTTAGGCTTGCTTCTTTGCTCCATTATATTTGCCACCGCGGCGATTCTGAAGGCGCGGTCGTTGAAGAAAGCCAGTGATGCACGGATGTGGAAACTCACTGCATTCCAGCGCCTTGATTTCACCTGTGATGATGTGCTCGATTCCCTGAAAGAGGAGAACATTATTGGCAAAGGCGGGGCTGGAACTGTGTACAAGGGATCAATGCCCAATGGTGATCATGTGGCCGTGAAGAGGCTCTCTGCAATGGTCCGTGGCTCATCGCATGATCATGGATTCTCAGCAGAGATACAAACACTTGGGAGGATTCGGCATCGCCATATTGTGCGCCTGCTAGGCTTCTGCTCAAACAATGAGACCAACCTGCTGGTGTATGAGTATATGCCCAATGGTAGTCTTGGGGAGCTTCTCCATGGCAAGAAGGGCGAACACCTGCACTGGGACACTCGGTACAAGATTGCCATTGAAGCTGCCAAGGGGCTGTGCTACCTGCACCATGATTGTTCACCACTGATACTTCACCGTGATGTCAAGTCGAACAATATACTTCTTGACTCTGACTTTGAAGCTCATGTGGCCGACTTCGGGCTGGCGAAATTCCTGCAGGACACCGGCGCATCAGAATGCATGTCTGCCATTGCTGGTTCATATGGCTACATTGCTCCAGGTATTAAAACATGTATTCCTTTAGTTAAATTCAGGTAGCCTACTCTGAAAAGATGCACAATACTGATGTCATAAATACTTTGATTCTTATTGCAGAGGCTTGTTATAACATTGTGCTGTATGTAGTACTTAGCAATTGTTTACTGATATGACTTAGCTAGTAGTTTTGATGAGTGTTCCAATGCTTACTGACACCGGTCAAGTTATAAGAGTTTCCTTCCCAAGCCCGCTATCAAGATGTAGATTCTAAAAATTGAGACATTGAGTCGTTCTTTTATTAGTCCTGAATCACATCTGTAAACATAGCGTCT
Above is a window of Triticum dicoccoides isolate Atlit2015 ecotype Zavitan chromosome 5B, WEW_v2.0, whole genome shotgun sequence DNA encoding:
- the LOC119311977 gene encoding leucine-rich repeat receptor-like serine/threonine-protein kinase BAM1, with the translated sequence MRLRRLPPLSLLLLLLVLLAAGGAADGDADALLAAKAALSDPTAALASWAAGNGTTGGYAHCAWAGVSCGARGAVVGLALGGLNLSGALPPALSRLRGLLRLDVGANALSGPVPAALGHLRFLTHLNLSNNAFNGSLPPALARLRGLRVLDLYNNNLTSPLPLEVAQMPMLRHLHLGGNFFSGEIPPEYGRWTRLQYLALSGNELSGRIPPELGNLTSLRELYIGYYNAYSGGVPPELGNLTDLVRLDAANCGLSGKIPPELGRLQKLDTLFLQVNGLTGAIPSELGNLQSLSSLDLSNNALAGEIPPSFSQLKNMTLLNLFRNKLRGDIPDFVGDLPSLEVLQLWENNFTGSVPRRLGGNNRLQLVDLSSNRLTGTLPPDLCAGGKLHTLIALGNSLFGSIPDSLGQCKSLSRIRLGENYLNGSIPKGLFELQKLTQVELQDNLLTGDFPAVVGPAAPNLGEINLSNNQLTGALPASIGNFSGVQKLLLDRNSFSGVLPAEVGRLQELSKADLSGNAIEGGVPPEIGKCRLLTYLDLSRNNLSGRIPPAISGMRILNYLNLSKNHLDGEIPPSISTMQSLTAVDFSYNNLSGLVPGTGQFSYFNATSFVGNPNLCGPYLGPCRPGIADAGHTNHGHGGLSSTIKLLIVLGLLLCSIIFATAAILKARSLKKASDARMWKLTAFQRLDFTCDDVLDSLKEENIIGKGGAGTVYKGSMPNGDHVAVKRLSAMVRGSSHDHGFSAEIQTLGRIRHRHIVRLLGFCSNNETNLLVYEYMPNGSLGELLHGKKGEHLHWDTRYKIAIEAAKGLCYLHHDCSPLILHRDVKSNNILLDSDFEAHVADFGLAKFLQDTGASECMSAIAGSYGYIAPEYAYTLKVDEKSDVYSFGVVLLELVTGRKPVGEFGDGVDIVQWVKMMTGPNKEQVMKILDPRLSTVPVHEVMHVFYVALLCTEEHSVQRPTMREVVQILSELPKPAANQDGEEELPLSCEGPESNPPAPTSYTEAPAGDAKDQQPQQQHTSSESSPPPDLISI